Proteins encoded in a region of the Planococcus shixiaomingii genome:
- a CDS encoding M24 family metallopeptidase encodes MNTLKLQKLRTEMENQQLEALLVTSHYNLRYVTNFTGSAGLALITQDKAWFITDFRYTEQAAAQAAEFEVVQAKTNLLEEVADLVKEQKLGAIAFEQDYVTYATFVQYKEKLAAELKPVSGLIEKIRMIKSPEEISILKQAAKIADAAYEHICGFIRAGRTELEVSNELEFFMRQQGATSSSFDIIVASGLRSAMPHGVATDKVIEQGDMVTLDFGALYNGYISDITRTVAVGEPSEQLKEIYQIVLDSQVLGVEKIGPGMTGIQADAIARDYIKSKGYGEAFGHSTGHGIGLEVHEGPGLSSKSDTILEPGMAVTVEPGIYLPGVGGVRIEDDILITESGNERLTNSTKELRIL; translated from the coding sequence ATGAATACATTGAAATTACAGAAGTTACGCACTGAAATGGAAAACCAGCAATTAGAAGCTCTATTGGTGACGAGCCACTATAATTTGCGTTATGTAACCAATTTTACAGGATCTGCCGGATTGGCTCTCATCACACAGGACAAAGCCTGGTTCATTACTGATTTCCGCTACACTGAACAAGCAGCAGCGCAGGCGGCAGAATTTGAAGTTGTCCAAGCAAAAACCAATCTCCTTGAAGAGGTAGCCGACCTTGTTAAAGAACAAAAGCTTGGGGCAATCGCTTTTGAACAAGATTACGTGACATACGCCACTTTTGTTCAATACAAGGAAAAACTGGCAGCGGAATTGAAACCTGTCAGCGGCCTCATTGAAAAAATCCGGATGATCAAATCGCCGGAAGAAATCAGTATTTTGAAACAAGCGGCAAAAATTGCCGATGCAGCTTACGAGCATATTTGCGGATTTATCCGTGCTGGCCGCACCGAACTGGAAGTTTCCAATGAACTTGAGTTTTTCATGAGACAGCAAGGGGCAACGTCTTCATCTTTCGACATTATCGTAGCTTCCGGCTTGCGCTCAGCGATGCCGCATGGCGTTGCGACTGACAAAGTGATTGAACAAGGCGACATGGTGACGTTGGACTTTGGCGCTCTTTATAACGGTTATATTTCAGACATCACGCGCACGGTGGCGGTAGGTGAGCCTTCCGAGCAATTGAAGGAAATCTACCAGATTGTTCTGGATTCCCAAGTTCTGGGTGTTGAAAAAATTGGGCCGGGCATGACCGGCATCCAAGCTGACGCCATTGCGCGCGACTATATCAAATCAAAAGGCTATGGCGAAGCGTTTGGCCATTCAACGGGACACGGCATTGGCCTCGAAGTGCATGAAGGCCCAGGATTGTCCTCCAAATCGGACACGATCCTTGAGCCGGGCATGGCCGTGACGGTGGAACCGGGAATTTATCTGCCAGGAGTTGGCGGAGTGCGCATTGAAGATGATATACTGATAACCGAGTCAGGAAATGAACGATTGACTAACTCCACAAAAGAGCTACGTATTTTATAA
- a CDS encoding vitamin B12-dependent ribonucleotide reductase: protein MVSITQSEYTLDAGSLNEAIKSFPQVHAVTPDMKITHKGVSRLVMIDRYSFKDTEKKTLKAGDFVVLTVKEDPKFPARGLGYIVAIDKAANKAQIWIEEDYRSAIDKPAEQEAGIVTRSLDVIEKPLEVFYEQIAKRNATGLASVEETPEKRQHWFEKFYEQLVGLKFIPAGRVLYGAGADTDVTYFNCYVMPFVADSREGISDHRKQVMEIMSRGGGVGTNGSTLRPRNTLARGVNGKSSGSVSWLDDIAKLTHLVEQGGSRRGAQMIMLADWHPDIAEFIISKMQNPRILRYLIENTEDETIKKLAHEKLKFKPLTQQEEAMYQGILNYRSIPGMGGFNEKIMQDAETKLRDGGTYSVHNEEFLTGANISVTLTDDFMRAVEEDADFELRFPAVESYSKEEMAIYNEQWHQVGDVREWEQMGHQVRTYRTMKARDLWNLINVCATYSAEPGIFFIDNANEKTNAKAYGQKVVATNPCGEQPLAPYSVCNLAAVNLARFVDAKTKQVDFEALKETVRVGVRMQDNVIDATPYFLEENRIQALGERRVGLGVMGLADLLIYCDKEYGSPEGNELVDQIFKTIAVAAYEESTELAVERESFPFLVGKTDEETAALRKAFTETGFMQDMPEHIREAVLEKGIRNSHLLTVAPTGSTGTMVGVSTGLEPYYSFTYYRSGRLGKFIEVKADIVREYLKNNPEADEENLPKAFVTSMDLAPEAHADVQCIIQRWIDSSISKTVNAPRGYTVEQVEGVYERLYKGGAKGGTVYVDGSRDSQVLTLKAEENTFEDEPKEEASAKRPIVLIDTIQDLRSTNVTIGSEVGDTCPVCRKGTVEEMGGCNTCTNCNAQLKCGL, encoded by the coding sequence ATGGTTTCTATTACTCAATCTGAATACACACTTGATGCCGGCTCTTTAAACGAGGCCATCAAATCTTTCCCACAAGTTCACGCGGTGACGCCGGACATGAAAATTACGCATAAAGGGGTATCGCGCCTTGTCATGATTGATCGCTACTCGTTCAAAGACACGGAAAAAAAGACTTTAAAAGCGGGCGACTTTGTCGTGCTGACAGTCAAGGAAGATCCGAAATTCCCGGCACGCGGCCTTGGCTATATTGTCGCCATCGATAAAGCGGCAAATAAAGCGCAAATATGGATCGAAGAAGACTACCGAAGCGCAATTGACAAGCCAGCAGAACAGGAAGCTGGAATCGTTACACGTTCTCTAGACGTAATCGAAAAACCGTTGGAAGTTTTCTATGAACAAATTGCGAAACGCAATGCGACCGGTCTTGCTTCTGTAGAAGAAACACCGGAAAAGCGCCAGCACTGGTTCGAGAAATTCTATGAGCAGCTTGTCGGATTGAAATTCATCCCGGCGGGACGCGTTCTTTACGGAGCGGGAGCAGATACCGACGTTACGTATTTCAACTGTTACGTTATGCCATTTGTTGCGGATTCACGTGAAGGCATTTCCGATCACCGCAAACAAGTGATGGAAATCATGTCAAGAGGCGGCGGCGTCGGAACGAACGGTTCGACGCTTCGTCCGCGCAATACGCTAGCACGCGGCGTTAACGGCAAATCTTCAGGTTCGGTTTCTTGGCTCGATGATATCGCGAAATTGACGCATTTGGTCGAGCAAGGCGGATCACGCCGCGGAGCCCAAATGATCATGCTTGCCGACTGGCATCCGGATATTGCAGAATTCATCATTTCGAAAATGCAAAATCCACGCATTCTCCGCTATTTGATCGAAAATACGGAAGATGAGACGATTAAAAAGCTTGCGCATGAAAAACTGAAATTCAAACCATTGACGCAGCAAGAAGAAGCGATGTACCAAGGAATCTTGAATTACCGGTCGATTCCGGGTATGGGCGGCTTTAACGAAAAAATCATGCAAGATGCTGAAACGAAATTGCGCGACGGCGGAACTTATTCGGTCCACAATGAAGAATTCCTGACTGGCGCCAATATTTCTGTGACACTAACAGACGATTTCATGAGAGCGGTCGAAGAAGACGCTGATTTCGAATTGCGCTTCCCGGCAGTTGAATCGTATTCCAAAGAAGAAATGGCCATCTACAACGAACAATGGCACCAAGTCGGCGATGTTCGCGAGTGGGAACAAATGGGCCATCAAGTGCGCACGTACCGGACGATGAAAGCGCGTGACCTATGGAACTTGATCAACGTCTGTGCGACTTATTCAGCGGAACCGGGCATTTTCTTCATCGACAATGCCAATGAAAAAACAAATGCGAAAGCATATGGCCAGAAAGTTGTAGCGACGAACCCCTGCGGCGAGCAGCCACTTGCACCTTACTCGGTTTGTAACTTGGCAGCTGTCAACTTGGCGAGATTCGTTGATGCCAAAACAAAGCAAGTCGACTTTGAAGCGTTGAAAGAAACGGTTCGCGTCGGAGTGCGCATGCAAGACAACGTAATCGATGCAACGCCTTACTTCTTGGAAGAAAATCGCATTCAGGCGCTGGGCGAACGCCGTGTAGGACTAGGTGTAATGGGCTTGGCTGACTTGCTTATTTATTGCGATAAAGAATACGGCTCACCAGAAGGCAATGAATTGGTGGATCAAATCTTTAAAACAATCGCGGTCGCCGCTTACGAGGAATCAACGGAGCTTGCAGTGGAACGTGAAAGCTTCCCGTTCTTAGTCGGCAAGACTGACGAAGAAACAGCAGCGCTTCGCAAAGCGTTTACTGAAACTGGCTTTATGCAAGACATGCCGGAACATATCCGTGAAGCGGTGCTCGAAAAAGGGATCCGTAACTCGCATTTGTTAACGGTCGCTCCAACAGGTTCTACAGGAACAATGGTCGGAGTATCGACCGGGCTTGAGCCTTACTATTCGTTCACTTATTACCGCAGCGGACGCCTTGGAAAATTCATCGAAGTAAAAGCTGACATTGTCCGTGAATACCTGAAAAACAACCCGGAAGCGGATGAAGAAAACTTGCCGAAAGCATTTGTGACGTCAATGGACTTAGCTCCAGAAGCACACGCAGATGTGCAGTGCATCATCCAACGCTGGATCGATTCTTCCATCTCTAAAACGGTAAACGCGCCTCGCGGCTACACGGTAGAACAAGTGGAAGGGGTTTACGAACGCCTCTACAAAGGTGGAGCTAAAGGCGGTACGGTTTACGTCGATGGCAGCCGTGACTCTCAAGTATTGACATTGAAAGCCGAAGAAAACACGTTTGAAGATGAGCCTAAAGAAGAAGCTTCCGCAAAACGTCCGATCGTACTTATTGATACTATCCAAGATTTGCGTTCAACCAACGTAACCATCGGTTCTGAAGTAGGCGACACTTGTCCGGTCTGCCGAAAAGGGACTGTTGAAGAAATGGGTGGCTGCAATACTTGCACCAACTGCAATGCCCAACTAAAATGTGGGCTTTAA
- the aroQ gene encoding type II 3-dehydroquinate dehydratase, with product MRILCLNGPNLNRLGKREKDAYGTFTLAELEADLAQFASDHGFELTCRQSNHEGELIDWIHQAEDDGLTGIVLNAGAYTHTSVAIRDAIAAIQIPVVEVHISNVYKREEFRHHSYIAPVAAGQITGFGKDVYILGLHALLLGNQRG from the coding sequence ATGCGGATTTTATGCTTGAACGGGCCCAACTTGAACCGGTTGGGAAAGCGGGAGAAGGATGCGTATGGAACGTTTACGCTCGCAGAACTGGAAGCAGATCTGGCGCAATTTGCCAGCGACCACGGCTTTGAATTGACTTGCCGCCAGTCCAACCACGAAGGTGAGCTAATCGATTGGATTCACCAAGCGGAAGACGATGGATTGACTGGGATCGTCTTGAACGCCGGCGCCTATACCCATACAAGTGTGGCTATTCGGGACGCCATTGCCGCCATTCAGATTCCGGTTGTCGAAGTACATATTTCCAACGTTTATAAACGGGAAGAATTCCGCCACCATTCATATATAGCGCCGGTAGCTGCCGGACAAATTACGGGTTTTGGCAAAGACGTTTATATATTGGGGCTGCATGCTTTATTATTAGGAAATCAGAGAGGATGA
- the accC gene encoding acetyl-CoA carboxylase biotin carboxylase subunit gives MKKVLIANRGEIAVRIIRACKEMDIETVAVYSEADREALHVQLADEAYCIGPKLSKDSYLNFSNIISVAKLTNCDGIHPGYGFLAENASFAELCEAVDIMFIGPTSAAISSMGTKDVARETMRKAGVPVVPGSTGIVANEKEGLEIAEKIGFPVIIKATAGGGGKGIRVARTREDFVKGLQMTQKEAAAAFGNPGVYIEKFIEDFRHVEIQVLADSHGNAIHLGERDCSIQRRMQKLVEEAPSPAVTPEIRAQMGDAAVKAALAVNYRGAGTVEFIFDVENQQFYFMEMNTRIQVEHPVTEMITGIDLIQQQLRVASGETLAYKQEDVTFKGWSIECRINAENPAKNFMPSAGRVDDYLPPGGMGVRVDSAMYPGYTIPPYYDSMVAKLITFADTREEAVAKMKRALSEFMIEGVHTTIPFHLALMDHEVFKSGDFNTKFLEKYDVLKS, from the coding sequence ATGAAAAAAGTACTCATTGCCAACCGCGGAGAAATCGCAGTCCGCATCATTCGGGCATGTAAAGAGATGGATATCGAGACGGTTGCCGTTTATTCGGAAGCGGATCGTGAAGCTCTTCATGTTCAACTAGCCGATGAAGCTTACTGCATCGGACCAAAACTATCCAAAGACAGTTATTTGAACTTTTCCAACATCATTTCTGTAGCAAAACTGACCAACTGTGATGGCATCCACCCAGGATATGGCTTTTTAGCGGAGAATGCCAGTTTCGCAGAACTTTGTGAAGCGGTGGACATTATGTTTATCGGGCCGACTTCAGCTGCCATTTCGAGCATGGGAACAAAAGACGTTGCCCGAGAAACGATGCGCAAGGCAGGAGTTCCGGTAGTTCCGGGCTCAACCGGCATTGTGGCCAATGAAAAAGAAGGTCTGGAAATTGCCGAGAAAATCGGTTTTCCGGTCATTATTAAAGCGACAGCTGGTGGCGGAGGCAAAGGGATTCGTGTGGCGAGAACCCGCGAAGACTTTGTCAAAGGCCTGCAAATGACCCAAAAAGAAGCGGCTGCCGCTTTTGGCAATCCAGGTGTTTATATTGAGAAATTCATCGAAGATTTCCGGCATGTGGAAATTCAGGTGCTGGCCGATTCGCACGGCAATGCCATTCATTTGGGCGAACGCGATTGTTCTATCCAACGCCGGATGCAAAAGCTTGTCGAAGAAGCGCCATCGCCTGCAGTGACGCCTGAAATTCGTGCGCAGATGGGCGATGCGGCTGTAAAAGCGGCACTTGCTGTCAATTACCGCGGTGCAGGGACTGTAGAATTTATTTTCGATGTAGAGAACCAACAGTTCTATTTCATGGAAATGAACACCCGCATCCAGGTCGAACATCCGGTTACTGAAATGATTACGGGAATCGATTTGATCCAGCAGCAGTTGCGAGTGGCATCAGGCGAGACACTTGCTTATAAGCAAGAAGATGTAACATTCAAAGGCTGGTCGATTGAATGCCGGATCAATGCTGAAAACCCGGCGAAAAACTTCATGCCATCTGCTGGAAGAGTGGACGATTACTTGCCGCCGGGCGGAATGGGTGTCCGTGTCGATTCAGCGATGTATCCAGGGTACACTATCCCTCCATATTACGATTCAATGGTAGCGAAGCTCATTACTTTCGCGGATACGCGTGAAGAAGCGGTTGCGAAAATGAAACGCGCCCTTAGCGAATTCATGATTGAAGGGGTACATACAACCATTCCTTTCCACTTGGCATTAATGGATCACGAAGTATTTAAATCAGGTGATTTCAATACGAAATTCCTTGAGAAATATGATGTTTTAAAGTCCTAA
- the efp gene encoding elongation factor P yields MISVNDFKTGMTIEVDNAIWRVMEFQHVKPGKGAAFVRTKLRNLRTGSVTEKTFRAGEKVAKAQIDNRKMQYLYASGDSHAFMDSETYDQIELPEKSIEYELKFLQENMEVQVIQFQGEVLGVELPNSVVLEVAETDPGIKGDTASGGSKPAKLSTGLVVQVPFFINEGDKLIINTTDSSYVSRAQ; encoded by the coding sequence ATGATTTCAGTAAACGATTTTAAAACAGGCATGACAATTGAAGTGGATAACGCCATTTGGCGCGTTATGGAATTCCAACACGTTAAACCAGGCAAAGGAGCAGCATTCGTACGCACAAAATTGCGTAACTTACGCACAGGCAGCGTAACCGAAAAAACGTTCCGTGCTGGCGAAAAAGTAGCGAAAGCACAAATTGATAACCGCAAAATGCAATATTTGTATGCAAGCGGCGACTCTCATGCATTTATGGATTCAGAAACATATGATCAAATTGAACTTCCAGAAAAAAGCATCGAATATGAATTGAAGTTCCTTCAAGAAAACATGGAAGTGCAAGTGATTCAGTTCCAAGGCGAAGTTCTTGGCGTTGAATTGCCGAATTCTGTTGTTCTTGAAGTAGCAGAAACAGATCCAGGCATCAAAGGCGATACGGCAAGCGGCGGCTCTAAACCAGCTAAACTTTCTACAGGCCTTGTTGTCCAAGTTCCATTCTTTATTAACGAAGGCGATAAGTTGATTATCAATACAACCGATTCATCTTACGTATCACGCGCGCAATAA
- the accB gene encoding acetyl-CoA carboxylase biotin carboxyl carrier protein, producing MKIQEIREIIKLVDNSSIDEFTYESEGTKVKLKKNGSIASTTPSVPSEPAAPAAPAPVAAVPAATPKAEEMVSEEVPELPVNSNKDLHPILSPMVGTFYQSPSPEEPAYVKPGTKVKADQVVCIVEAMKLFNEIEAEVDGEIAEILVKDGQLVEYGQPLFLVKTN from the coding sequence TTGAAAATTCAAGAAATCCGTGAAATCATCAAGTTAGTGGATAATTCTTCGATTGATGAATTCACATATGAATCCGAAGGCACGAAAGTCAAACTGAAAAAGAACGGGTCTATTGCCAGCACAACACCTTCTGTGCCGTCTGAACCAGCAGCACCCGCAGCTCCTGCGCCAGTAGCAGCTGTACCAGCGGCAACGCCGAAAGCGGAAGAAATGGTTTCAGAAGAAGTTCCTGAACTTCCAGTAAACAGCAACAAAGACCTGCATCCGATCTTGTCTCCAATGGTCGGTACATTCTACCAGTCTCCTTCTCCAGAAGAACCGGCTTATGTGAAGCCAGGCACAAAAGTGAAAGCTGATCAAGTTGTATGCATCGTCGAAGCAATGAAATTATTTAACGAAATCGAAGCGGAAGTGGATGGGGAAATTGCTGAAATTCTCGTTAAAGACGGCCAGCTTGTCGAATACGGCCAGCCTCTATTCCTCGTAAAAACAAACTGA